A stretch of Anas acuta chromosome 3, bAnaAcu1.1, whole genome shotgun sequence DNA encodes these proteins:
- the GTF2A1L gene encoding TFIIA-alpha and beta-like factor isoform X5, whose amino-acid sequence MWLDELSPEGASRPGATLALPSGIAYPIHVPAGMTLQTTSGQLYKVNVPVMVTQGREANILQLPIQQIFQSVGQRSILHTSGASVAPVNVPSVQATADVLQTQKTAVQQTVAVQPSATENKHLENSTSTALVQQPTESQQQIAPNAVQNQHAESTEKSQHGSLHTPVFNSESSEVFSPSDFVEANNSSSLLLDVEGQLDTEPQESLQQQVSDDIIEMIMMGKGLDDNTVLKDEDTVAPTDKLEPTEQVESNLRSEKDICSDIEGIIQLDGTGDASPKEEMSHTKDTDESEFIGIIESEDLKVLEDEDEGEDEEGDSISNMDSSSSSCDNEEPQIDIVEEDPLNSDDDVSEQDVPDLFDTDNVIVCQYDKIHRSKNKWKFYLKDGVMSFEGKDYVFAKAVGDAEW is encoded by the exons ATGTGGCTGGATGAACTTAGCCCAGAG GGTGCTTCACGACCAGGTGCGACTCTTGCTCTCCCTTCGGGTATTGCTTATCCCATACACGTACCAGCTGGAATGACACTACAGACTACATCTG GGCAGCTTTATAAGGTAAACGTTCCTGTAATGGTTACACAGGGCCGAGAAGCGAATATTCTGCAACTTCCTAttcagcaaatatttcagtCGGTTGGACAGCGTTCAATTCTGCACACCAGTGGGGCCAGTGTTGCACCAGTGAACGTACCTTCTGTCCAGGCAACTGCAGATGTGTTGCAAACTCAGAAGACTGCTGTCCAACAGACTGTGGCAGTTCAACCAAGtgccacagaaaataaacacttgGAGAACTCTACTAGTACTGCGTTGGTTCAGCAGCCTACAGAGAGCCAGCAGCAAATTGCACCCAATGCAGTGCAGAATCAGCATGCGGAGTCTACAGAGAAATCCCAGCATGGCAGCCTTCATACACCTGTGTTTAATTCAGAATCCTCTGAAGTGTTTTCTCCTTCTGACTTTGTTGAGGCAAACAACTCTAGCAGTTTGCTGCTGGATGTGGAGGGACAGTTAGACACTGAGCCTCAGGAATCACTACAACAGCAGGTGTCTGATGATATCATTGAGATGATTATGATGGGCAAAGGTTTGGATGATAACACTGTTTTGAAAGATGAGGACACCGTTGCTCCCACGGACAAG CTGGAACCTACTGAGCAGGTGGAATCTAATTTACGATCAGAGAAGGATATCTGCAGTGACATCGAAGGCATAATTCAGCTAGACGGAACCGGTGATGCTTCTCCCAAGGAAGAAATGTCACACACAAAAGACACAGACGAGAGTGAATTCATTGGTATTATTGAATCAGAGGATCTAAAAGTTctggaggatgaggatgaaggAGAGGATGAAGAAGGTGACAGTATTTCAAACATGGATTCTAGCAGCAGTAGCTGTGATAATGAAGAGCCCCAAATAGATATTGTTGAGGAG GACCCATTAAATTCTGATGATGATGTCAGTGAACAGGATGTTCCAGACTTGTTTGACACAGATAACGTGATAGTTTGTCAGTATGACAAG ATACATCGAAGTAAGAACAAATGGAAGTTCTACTTAAAAGATGGAGTGATGTCCTTTGAGGGTAAGGACTATGTTTTTGCAAAAGCCGTTGGAGATGCAGAATGGTGA
- the GTF2A1L gene encoding TFIIA-alpha and beta-like factor isoform X6 translates to MKGASRPGATLALPSGIAYPIHVPAGMTLQTTSGQLYKVNVPVMVTQGREANILQLPIQQIFQSVGQRSILHTSGASVAPVNVPSVQATADVLQTQKTAVQQTVAVQPSATENKHLENSTSTALVQQPTESQQQIAPNAVQNQHAESTEKSQHGSLHTPVFNSESSEVFSPSDFVEANNSSSLLLDVEGQLDTEPQESLQQQVSDDIIEMIMMGKGLDDNTVLKDEDTVAPTDKLEPTEQVESNLRSEKDICSDIEGIIQLDGTGDASPKEEMSHTKDTDESEFIGIIESEDLKVLEDEDEGEDEEGDSISNMDSSSSSCDNEEPQIDIVEEDPLNSDDDVSEQDVPDLFDTDNVIVCQYDKIHRSKNKWKFYLKDGVMSFEGKDYVFAKAVGDAEW, encoded by the exons ATGAAA GGTGCTTCACGACCAGGTGCGACTCTTGCTCTCCCTTCGGGTATTGCTTATCCCATACACGTACCAGCTGGAATGACACTACAGACTACATCTG GGCAGCTTTATAAGGTAAACGTTCCTGTAATGGTTACACAGGGCCGAGAAGCGAATATTCTGCAACTTCCTAttcagcaaatatttcagtCGGTTGGACAGCGTTCAATTCTGCACACCAGTGGGGCCAGTGTTGCACCAGTGAACGTACCTTCTGTCCAGGCAACTGCAGATGTGTTGCAAACTCAGAAGACTGCTGTCCAACAGACTGTGGCAGTTCAACCAAGtgccacagaaaataaacacttgGAGAACTCTACTAGTACTGCGTTGGTTCAGCAGCCTACAGAGAGCCAGCAGCAAATTGCACCCAATGCAGTGCAGAATCAGCATGCGGAGTCTACAGAGAAATCCCAGCATGGCAGCCTTCATACACCTGTGTTTAATTCAGAATCCTCTGAAGTGTTTTCTCCTTCTGACTTTGTTGAGGCAAACAACTCTAGCAGTTTGCTGCTGGATGTGGAGGGACAGTTAGACACTGAGCCTCAGGAATCACTACAACAGCAGGTGTCTGATGATATCATTGAGATGATTATGATGGGCAAAGGTTTGGATGATAACACTGTTTTGAAAGATGAGGACACCGTTGCTCCCACGGACAAG CTGGAACCTACTGAGCAGGTGGAATCTAATTTACGATCAGAGAAGGATATCTGCAGTGACATCGAAGGCATAATTCAGCTAGACGGAACCGGTGATGCTTCTCCCAAGGAAGAAATGTCACACACAAAAGACACAGACGAGAGTGAATTCATTGGTATTATTGAATCAGAGGATCTAAAAGTTctggaggatgaggatgaaggAGAGGATGAAGAAGGTGACAGTATTTCAAACATGGATTCTAGCAGCAGTAGCTGTGATAATGAAGAGCCCCAAATAGATATTGTTGAGGAG GACCCATTAAATTCTGATGATGATGTCAGTGAACAGGATGTTCCAGACTTGTTTGACACAGATAACGTGATAGTTTGTCAGTATGACAAG ATACATCGAAGTAAGAACAAATGGAAGTTCTACTTAAAAGATGGAGTGATGTCCTTTGAGGGTAAGGACTATGTTTTTGCAAAAGCCGTTGGAGATGCAGAATGGTGA
- the GTF2A1L gene encoding TFIIA-alpha and beta-like factor isoform X3, which translates to MWLDELSPEVGRSGNVHGASRPGATLALPSGIAYPIHVPAGMTLQTTSGQLYKVNVPVMVTQGREANILQLPIQQIFQSVGQRSILHTSGASVAPVNVPSVQATADVLQTQKTAVQQTVAVQPSATENKHLENSTSTALVQQPTESQQQIAPNAVQNQHAESTEKSQHGSLHTPVFNSESSEVFSPSDFVEANNSSSLLLDVEGQLDTEPQESLQQQVSDDIIEMIMMGKGLDDNTVLKDEDTVAPTDKLEPTEQVESNLRSEKDICSDIEGIIQLDGTGDASPKEEMSHTKDTDESEFIGIIESEDLKVLEDEDEGEDEEGDSISNMDSSSSSCDNEEPQIDIVEEDPLNSDDDVSEQDVPDLFDTDNVIVCQYDKIHRSKNKWKFYLKDGVMSFEGKDYVFAKAVGDAEW; encoded by the exons ATGTGGCTGGATGAACTTAGCCCAGAGGTTGGAAGAAGTGGAAATGTACAT GGTGCTTCACGACCAGGTGCGACTCTTGCTCTCCCTTCGGGTATTGCTTATCCCATACACGTACCAGCTGGAATGACACTACAGACTACATCTG GGCAGCTTTATAAGGTAAACGTTCCTGTAATGGTTACACAGGGCCGAGAAGCGAATATTCTGCAACTTCCTAttcagcaaatatttcagtCGGTTGGACAGCGTTCAATTCTGCACACCAGTGGGGCCAGTGTTGCACCAGTGAACGTACCTTCTGTCCAGGCAACTGCAGATGTGTTGCAAACTCAGAAGACTGCTGTCCAACAGACTGTGGCAGTTCAACCAAGtgccacagaaaataaacacttgGAGAACTCTACTAGTACTGCGTTGGTTCAGCAGCCTACAGAGAGCCAGCAGCAAATTGCACCCAATGCAGTGCAGAATCAGCATGCGGAGTCTACAGAGAAATCCCAGCATGGCAGCCTTCATACACCTGTGTTTAATTCAGAATCCTCTGAAGTGTTTTCTCCTTCTGACTTTGTTGAGGCAAACAACTCTAGCAGTTTGCTGCTGGATGTGGAGGGACAGTTAGACACTGAGCCTCAGGAATCACTACAACAGCAGGTGTCTGATGATATCATTGAGATGATTATGATGGGCAAAGGTTTGGATGATAACACTGTTTTGAAAGATGAGGACACCGTTGCTCCCACGGACAAG CTGGAACCTACTGAGCAGGTGGAATCTAATTTACGATCAGAGAAGGATATCTGCAGTGACATCGAAGGCATAATTCAGCTAGACGGAACCGGTGATGCTTCTCCCAAGGAAGAAATGTCACACACAAAAGACACAGACGAGAGTGAATTCATTGGTATTATTGAATCAGAGGATCTAAAAGTTctggaggatgaggatgaaggAGAGGATGAAGAAGGTGACAGTATTTCAAACATGGATTCTAGCAGCAGTAGCTGTGATAATGAAGAGCCCCAAATAGATATTGTTGAGGAG GACCCATTAAATTCTGATGATGATGTCAGTGAACAGGATGTTCCAGACTTGTTTGACACAGATAACGTGATAGTTTGTCAGTATGACAAG ATACATCGAAGTAAGAACAAATGGAAGTTCTACTTAAAAGATGGAGTGATGTCCTTTGAGGGTAAGGACTATGTTTTTGCAAAAGCCGTTGGAGATGCAGAATGGTGA
- the GTF2A1L gene encoding TFIIA-alpha and beta-like factor isoform X2, protein MIVMLKLYKSIIEDVIEGVRELFTEEGVDEQVLKDLKQLWETKVMQSKATEGFFRHSQHSSQFTLQLPHTFHRVLQASSVIPAGRGLQHFTAAGLGASRPGATLALPSGIAYPIHVPAGMTLQTTSGQLYKVNVPVMVTQGREANILQLPIQQIFQSVGQRSILHTSGASVAPVNVPSVQATADVLQTQKTAVQQTVAVQPSATENKHLENSTSTALVQQPTESQQQIAPNAVQNQHAESTEKSQHGSLHTPVFNSESSEVFSPSDFVEANNSSSLLLDVEGQLDTEPQESLQQQVSDDIIEMIMMGKGLDDNTVLKDEDTVAPTDKLEPTEQVESNLRSEKDICSDIEGIIQLDGTGDASPKEEMSHTKDTDESEFIGIIESEDLKVLEDEDEGEDEEGDSISNMDSSSSSCDNEEPQIDIVEEDPLNSDDDVSEQDVPDLFDTDNVIVCQYDKIHRSKNKWKFYLKDGVMSFEGKDYVFAKAVGDAEW, encoded by the exons ATGATAGTCATG CTTAAACTCTACAAGTCCATTATTGAAGATGTGATTGAAGGTGTTCGGGAACTCTTTACTGAAGAGGGTGTAGATGAACAGGTTTTGAAAGACTTGAAGCAG ctttggGAAACCAAGGTGATGCAGTCTAAAGCAACAGAAGGCTTCTTCAGACATAGCCAGCATTCTTCACAGTTCACCTTGCAGTTGCCACACACTTTTCATCGTGTTTTGCAGGCTTCATCAG TCATCCCAGCTGGCAGAGGTTTACAGCATTTCACGGCAGCAGGCCTG GGTGCTTCACGACCAGGTGCGACTCTTGCTCTCCCTTCGGGTATTGCTTATCCCATACACGTACCAGCTGGAATGACACTACAGACTACATCTG GGCAGCTTTATAAGGTAAACGTTCCTGTAATGGTTACACAGGGCCGAGAAGCGAATATTCTGCAACTTCCTAttcagcaaatatttcagtCGGTTGGACAGCGTTCAATTCTGCACACCAGTGGGGCCAGTGTTGCACCAGTGAACGTACCTTCTGTCCAGGCAACTGCAGATGTGTTGCAAACTCAGAAGACTGCTGTCCAACAGACTGTGGCAGTTCAACCAAGtgccacagaaaataaacacttgGAGAACTCTACTAGTACTGCGTTGGTTCAGCAGCCTACAGAGAGCCAGCAGCAAATTGCACCCAATGCAGTGCAGAATCAGCATGCGGAGTCTACAGAGAAATCCCAGCATGGCAGCCTTCATACACCTGTGTTTAATTCAGAATCCTCTGAAGTGTTTTCTCCTTCTGACTTTGTTGAGGCAAACAACTCTAGCAGTTTGCTGCTGGATGTGGAGGGACAGTTAGACACTGAGCCTCAGGAATCACTACAACAGCAGGTGTCTGATGATATCATTGAGATGATTATGATGGGCAAAGGTTTGGATGATAACACTGTTTTGAAAGATGAGGACACCGTTGCTCCCACGGACAAG CTGGAACCTACTGAGCAGGTGGAATCTAATTTACGATCAGAGAAGGATATCTGCAGTGACATCGAAGGCATAATTCAGCTAGACGGAACCGGTGATGCTTCTCCCAAGGAAGAAATGTCACACACAAAAGACACAGACGAGAGTGAATTCATTGGTATTATTGAATCAGAGGATCTAAAAGTTctggaggatgaggatgaaggAGAGGATGAAGAAGGTGACAGTATTTCAAACATGGATTCTAGCAGCAGTAGCTGTGATAATGAAGAGCCCCAAATAGATATTGTTGAGGAG GACCCATTAAATTCTGATGATGATGTCAGTGAACAGGATGTTCCAGACTTGTTTGACACAGATAACGTGATAGTTTGTCAGTATGACAAG ATACATCGAAGTAAGAACAAATGGAAGTTCTACTTAAAAGATGGAGTGATGTCCTTTGAGGGTAAGGACTATGTTTTTGCAAAAGCCGTTGGAGATGCAGAATGGTGA
- the GTF2A1L gene encoding TFIIA-alpha and beta-like factor isoform X1, with product MAHGSSVLKLYKSIIEDVIEGVRELFTEEGVDEQVLKDLKQLWETKVMQSKATEGFFRHSQHSSQFTLQLPHTFHRVLQASSVIPAGRGLQHFTAAGLGASRPGATLALPSGIAYPIHVPAGMTLQTTSGQLYKVNVPVMVTQGREANILQLPIQQIFQSVGQRSILHTSGASVAPVNVPSVQATADVLQTQKTAVQQTVAVQPSATENKHLENSTSTALVQQPTESQQQIAPNAVQNQHAESTEKSQHGSLHTPVFNSESSEVFSPSDFVEANNSSSLLLDVEGQLDTEPQESLQQQVSDDIIEMIMMGKGLDDNTVLKDEDTVAPTDKLEPTEQVESNLRSEKDICSDIEGIIQLDGTGDASPKEEMSHTKDTDESEFIGIIESEDLKVLEDEDEGEDEEGDSISNMDSSSSSCDNEEPQIDIVEEDPLNSDDDVSEQDVPDLFDTDNVIVCQYDKIHRSKNKWKFYLKDGVMSFEGKDYVFAKAVGDAEW from the exons ATGGCTCACGGCAGCTCCGTG CTTAAACTCTACAAGTCCATTATTGAAGATGTGATTGAAGGTGTTCGGGAACTCTTTACTGAAGAGGGTGTAGATGAACAGGTTTTGAAAGACTTGAAGCAG ctttggGAAACCAAGGTGATGCAGTCTAAAGCAACAGAAGGCTTCTTCAGACATAGCCAGCATTCTTCACAGTTCACCTTGCAGTTGCCACACACTTTTCATCGTGTTTTGCAGGCTTCATCAG TCATCCCAGCTGGCAGAGGTTTACAGCATTTCACGGCAGCAGGCCTG GGTGCTTCACGACCAGGTGCGACTCTTGCTCTCCCTTCGGGTATTGCTTATCCCATACACGTACCAGCTGGAATGACACTACAGACTACATCTG GGCAGCTTTATAAGGTAAACGTTCCTGTAATGGTTACACAGGGCCGAGAAGCGAATATTCTGCAACTTCCTAttcagcaaatatttcagtCGGTTGGACAGCGTTCAATTCTGCACACCAGTGGGGCCAGTGTTGCACCAGTGAACGTACCTTCTGTCCAGGCAACTGCAGATGTGTTGCAAACTCAGAAGACTGCTGTCCAACAGACTGTGGCAGTTCAACCAAGtgccacagaaaataaacacttgGAGAACTCTACTAGTACTGCGTTGGTTCAGCAGCCTACAGAGAGCCAGCAGCAAATTGCACCCAATGCAGTGCAGAATCAGCATGCGGAGTCTACAGAGAAATCCCAGCATGGCAGCCTTCATACACCTGTGTTTAATTCAGAATCCTCTGAAGTGTTTTCTCCTTCTGACTTTGTTGAGGCAAACAACTCTAGCAGTTTGCTGCTGGATGTGGAGGGACAGTTAGACACTGAGCCTCAGGAATCACTACAACAGCAGGTGTCTGATGATATCATTGAGATGATTATGATGGGCAAAGGTTTGGATGATAACACTGTTTTGAAAGATGAGGACACCGTTGCTCCCACGGACAAG CTGGAACCTACTGAGCAGGTGGAATCTAATTTACGATCAGAGAAGGATATCTGCAGTGACATCGAAGGCATAATTCAGCTAGACGGAACCGGTGATGCTTCTCCCAAGGAAGAAATGTCACACACAAAAGACACAGACGAGAGTGAATTCATTGGTATTATTGAATCAGAGGATCTAAAAGTTctggaggatgaggatgaaggAGAGGATGAAGAAGGTGACAGTATTTCAAACATGGATTCTAGCAGCAGTAGCTGTGATAATGAAGAGCCCCAAATAGATATTGTTGAGGAG GACCCATTAAATTCTGATGATGATGTCAGTGAACAGGATGTTCCAGACTTGTTTGACACAGATAACGTGATAGTTTGTCAGTATGACAAG ATACATCGAAGTAAGAACAAATGGAAGTTCTACTTAAAAGATGGAGTGATGTCCTTTGAGGGTAAGGACTATGTTTTTGCAAAAGCCGTTGGAGATGCAGAATGGTGA
- the GTF2A1L gene encoding TFIIA-alpha and beta-like factor isoform X4 produces the protein MWLDELSPEVGRSGNGASRPGATLALPSGIAYPIHVPAGMTLQTTSGQLYKVNVPVMVTQGREANILQLPIQQIFQSVGQRSILHTSGASVAPVNVPSVQATADVLQTQKTAVQQTVAVQPSATENKHLENSTSTALVQQPTESQQQIAPNAVQNQHAESTEKSQHGSLHTPVFNSESSEVFSPSDFVEANNSSSLLLDVEGQLDTEPQESLQQQVSDDIIEMIMMGKGLDDNTVLKDEDTVAPTDKLEPTEQVESNLRSEKDICSDIEGIIQLDGTGDASPKEEMSHTKDTDESEFIGIIESEDLKVLEDEDEGEDEEGDSISNMDSSSSSCDNEEPQIDIVEEDPLNSDDDVSEQDVPDLFDTDNVIVCQYDKIHRSKNKWKFYLKDGVMSFEGKDYVFAKAVGDAEW, from the exons ATGTGGCTGGATGAACTTAGCCCAGAGGTTGGAAGAAGTGGAAAT GGTGCTTCACGACCAGGTGCGACTCTTGCTCTCCCTTCGGGTATTGCTTATCCCATACACGTACCAGCTGGAATGACACTACAGACTACATCTG GGCAGCTTTATAAGGTAAACGTTCCTGTAATGGTTACACAGGGCCGAGAAGCGAATATTCTGCAACTTCCTAttcagcaaatatttcagtCGGTTGGACAGCGTTCAATTCTGCACACCAGTGGGGCCAGTGTTGCACCAGTGAACGTACCTTCTGTCCAGGCAACTGCAGATGTGTTGCAAACTCAGAAGACTGCTGTCCAACAGACTGTGGCAGTTCAACCAAGtgccacagaaaataaacacttgGAGAACTCTACTAGTACTGCGTTGGTTCAGCAGCCTACAGAGAGCCAGCAGCAAATTGCACCCAATGCAGTGCAGAATCAGCATGCGGAGTCTACAGAGAAATCCCAGCATGGCAGCCTTCATACACCTGTGTTTAATTCAGAATCCTCTGAAGTGTTTTCTCCTTCTGACTTTGTTGAGGCAAACAACTCTAGCAGTTTGCTGCTGGATGTGGAGGGACAGTTAGACACTGAGCCTCAGGAATCACTACAACAGCAGGTGTCTGATGATATCATTGAGATGATTATGATGGGCAAAGGTTTGGATGATAACACTGTTTTGAAAGATGAGGACACCGTTGCTCCCACGGACAAG CTGGAACCTACTGAGCAGGTGGAATCTAATTTACGATCAGAGAAGGATATCTGCAGTGACATCGAAGGCATAATTCAGCTAGACGGAACCGGTGATGCTTCTCCCAAGGAAGAAATGTCACACACAAAAGACACAGACGAGAGTGAATTCATTGGTATTATTGAATCAGAGGATCTAAAAGTTctggaggatgaggatgaaggAGAGGATGAAGAAGGTGACAGTATTTCAAACATGGATTCTAGCAGCAGTAGCTGTGATAATGAAGAGCCCCAAATAGATATTGTTGAGGAG GACCCATTAAATTCTGATGATGATGTCAGTGAACAGGATGTTCCAGACTTGTTTGACACAGATAACGTGATAGTTTGTCAGTATGACAAG ATACATCGAAGTAAGAACAAATGGAAGTTCTACTTAAAAGATGGAGTGATGTCCTTTGAGGGTAAGGACTATGTTTTTGCAAAAGCCGTTGGAGATGCAGAATGGTGA